ATCTGATTGTCGAAAAACCTCAAGAGGGATTGCGGGGTTGGGAGAGAACTGGCCTCTTGAGGTGAGAGGATTGCAGCATACTCCGCAGCCCCACCAGCCTTCGCTCCACGACGACTACCTCTTCCGCCAGTTGGTTCCGCCCGACCACGAGCTGCTGCAGATTGACCGCGCGGTGGACTTCCGCTTCGTGCATGCCACCGTGGCCGCGTTGTACTGCCCGGACAACGGGCGTCCGGCGACCGACCCCGAGCTGCTGTTGCGCCTGTCGGTGCTGCAGCGCATGTACGGCCTGAGCGACCGGGGGGTGATCGCGCGGGCGCAGACCGATCTGGCCTTCCGGGCTTTTCTGCACCTGAACTGGGAGGACGCTCTGCCGGACCACTCGACCCTCGGGGTGTTCCGCGGCCGGGTCGGGGGGCGCTTCGAGCAGGTGCTGGAGGGGTTTGTGGCCCAGGCGGTGCGGCGCGGGCATGTGACGCAGCGTCGGCTGCTGGTGGATAGTTGCAGCCTGCAGGCCGATGCGGCAGTGCCCCGGTTACGGGCGCTGCTGATGACGGTGATTGAGCAGACGCTGGCGGCCTTGCCTGCGGAGGCGACGTGGGCGCAGCAGGCATATGACGTCTTGAGCCAGGACCCGGCCTGGGATCAGAACGAGGCGACCGCAGGGGAGCAGGTGGAGCGCTGGTTTGACCTGGCCGGGCGGATGCGCGAGGCGCTGTTGGCCCTGGACGCGCACACGCGCACGAAGGAGCAGTACGACGCCCTTGGGCTGCTGAACTCGGCGCTGAACCGGCACGGGCCCAAACGCAAGGGAAAACGGCGGGATGGGCTGGTGAGCGCCACGGACCCGGACGCCCGGTGGGGCTGCAAGAAACGTGGGAAACAGCCCGTGGCTGGGTACACGGAGCAGATCGCGGTGGAC
This genomic stretch from Chloroflexi bacterium ADurb.Bin180 harbors:
- a CDS encoding Transposase DDE domain protein yields the protein MGENWPLEVRGLQHTPQPHQPSLHDDYLFRQLVPPDHELLQIDRAVDFRFVHATVAALYCPDNGRPATDPELLLRLSVLQRMYGLSDRGVIARAQTDLAFRAFLHLNWEDALPDHSTLGVFRGRVGGRFEQVLEGFVAQAVRRGHVTQRRLLVDSCSLQADAAVPRLRALLMTVIEQTLAALPAEATWAQQAYDVLSQDPAWDQNEATAGEQVERWFDLAGRMREALLALDAHTRTKEQYDALGLLNSALNRHGPKRKGKRRDGLVSATDPDARWGCKKRGKQPVAGYTEQIAVDADSGIVTEVMIEPGNVDDSQMLQPLVAGHTDKTGEKPAAVVADSKYLSGDNVAHLDSEGITDFIAAPTPKGHKQGRFSASDFTIEYDEADQPVRALCPHGELSERPKWKKDTHSWVFFFRQGQCAGCPLRDRCTRQKRGRQLSVSIHHRRLSEVRERQETPEFAAAQVARLSVERKFARQSQQGGRRLPWRGLAKARIFGWLWGCVLNIWQLTKLELTGGNLDRGPTGLTPRPQCA